The genomic stretch GCTTTACCCTTGTTTGCGGCTGGAGTGTAGCGAGTTTTGGGTGCCATCTTTGCTTGTGATCGATCCTGCAAGCACAAAACCAACCATTAGAATGGGAATAAATAAGGGAAAGAATCAATTATTTCTctatttgtttgtttcttatcttcttcttcttcttctcttttttttttttttatatatatattttgtagaaGCCAAAGGTGCCACAATATCCCCCAAACTTAAATCATTCCACTCCCCCAACTTATAGTGCAATGTGTGTGAAAATGTGTGGTTGGGGCATTTCATCGAACACTTGGTGTGCATGCtgaaagggaaaaaggaaaataaggctTAGGATGCACTAAAGTTTCCCCAAATAAAAGCAGAACAAACAACAACAATCCATACACAACATCACCAACCACAACATCTTTGCTCCCATTCACAAAGCAACTCAACACCCATTTCCACAATGGAGCACCAATCCATACAAAAACACTAAACTGATTCCAAACATACCTTTAATGTTGAAGTTGGAGAGTGAAGAGGGGAGGTCCTTGAAGAAAATCTTGGAAAATTTGTAAGGGAGCAGGCTGGGAGAATCGTGGGAGGCTAGGTGAGGGCGGGGTGAGGGAAATTGGTAGAAGGAGAAGGCAATGCGGGGGGAATAAATGCGAGGGGGTCGGCTTATTAAGGCCGACCCGTACCGCGGTGCGGccgcggcatgcatgccgcggCTCACCCGCGAGCCACAGCAAGCATGCTGTGGCGCGGTCTGGCCGCGGCATGCGCGGCCCGACCGCGAGCAGCAGAGAGGCAGCTGCCTCGCGCTGTGGccgcggcatgcatgccgcggTCATGGCGCGAGCTACCccctttgatttttttgattttttttattatttattttttttctttttgttttgtattattattagaattaattttcaaaggaaagACTGTGTATGCTCAACTCATGTACATTCTTAAACCCAAAAAACAAGGAGCATGATGCTGGTGAGGACGAAGCACTAAGAAGTACAACCAAACACTTTGATCTCATATATTTGATAAGAGTAGGAGATAAAAGTTTCCTATTTGTATAGCCTCACCTACCTTTCTTTCCTGTTGATTGGCATCGTTGTGGGGAATACCTTACTGTTGTTTTCTGCATTAACCTTGTATTTACCATATGATTAATTACTTATGGCAAGCAGTAGTgcatgttaaaatttaaaaattcatttacatGTGAAggcaatgcattttttttttgggggtagGTAGAAGCAATGCATTTCCGCTTTCTTTGTTAATTAGCTTCCAATATGGGTTCAACTACTAATACATTCCGATATATCTTAGAATTTATAGTATACCCAGAAGATATTTTACTTGTCTATGCTTGTAGATGTTTACTGAAGatgcatttatttatctttcaatAGTATGAAAGATAAAGTTCACTTCTCTCTTATAGCTTGAGCCTTTAAATAAATTACtagtcaataattaatttaacaaatttCTCAGATTAATATATCTTAAGATAAGAGTATAAACAAAAATAGGTATGGCTGGTATACTAACAGGAATAATATCTAGAAAGAGACCCTTAAAAACTCCAAACTGTTTGATCATGTTTGCAGATAGATATGTTCCTGCAACACCCATGAAAGCACATAATCCACTAAACCCCCCAATTATTAATGGATTTAGACCTGTAACAATCAGAATGGTAGATCTGAGGGTCTAAagccaaaaaaaatttcaagcagAATTTGTAAAGAGCTTCagcacttttctttttttttttttagataccTATACAGCACCATTGTTTCACTTAGGATTTTGACCAAAATTTACATGTTGCAAAGAAGAAGTAAGACATTTGAGTACAAACACTTGCTAAGTACAAAATCCTTGAAGCATGAATATAAGAACAGCCAAGGTTCAGCCATTAAAATGATGGAGGCAAATGATAACATGCTAAGTACAAAAATCTCTTTACTGTGCCATATTTTATGGCCACCTCCAAATAAGCAGAGGATTGCTTATAACAAACTAAACATTTCTACATAAGTAGAAATTAGATTTAGTCAACCAGAAGAAGCCTCCCCATGACAATGCAGGTAAAAAGTTTAGCAATTAGGATAATACCATGCTGCGTTAAGAATGCTGTCATCACTCCACCAGGAGCAAGAACAACATTGAAGTAAAGAAGAACATATGCTAGGCTTGCTGGGAGCACAGGCTGCTGCATGTATACAACCCACCCATGCTTGGTAGCCTCCACACTCATTTTCACTGTTTATCAAGATTGTAGTTAGTTGGGTAGTCCACATCAAAATAACAATTTGAAGTTAAGCTGAAGACAAACCTATATTCTCAGTATCCAGCAGAGGTCTTTCTGTAGAGTTTTTGCAACATGCTTGTGGAGTTTTAGTAAGATCAAGAACTCCTTTAGAAAGTTTGTCGGTTAACCACATGAGACCAACCTTGAGACAGTGTGAATCTCAGAATAACAAGGAATAGTTCTAGCAAAGCAACATATGCCAGAGCaagcagaagaagaaagaaatattaGGAAAGAGCAAGAACGAGAGGTTTACAGCAACAAGAAGCGCCCATATCATTGAACCAGCAACAAGCTTTAAGCAGGTCACAGCGTTGTATTTAGACAGGAGATGCCAAATAGAGATGCTCCAGCAATCTACAATAGCATTAGATGTCAAATCTCTTCTTTGAGAGTGCGCCATTTTAAGTTCCAAATTGCAACAATTTAACCAGTTTGAATATTTGGGTCAGTTGTTGATATAGAACTTATCCATTGGACCCCATATTAATGTGCACTCCAGGATTTGAGCAAGAGAATACTGCCATAATTTCAGTTACAAGCAACAAATATGAGAATATCACCACCCAAAATTATGAGTCTGCATGTAATTAGCCCTGTCATAATGAAATGGTCACAGAAATTACAAGAACCTCGCAGAGAAGATCAATTTGGCTAAGAGTAGCATTTGCTTGTGCAAGAGCAACGGGCCGATTTGCCCCTGCTAACTGCATGAGGAGAATGCCTACAATTAGAAAATCCTGACATCCAATACAGGGACCAGAGAAGGGAAAAAGATAACTGCCAACAGATATAAGAAATAAACGGGTATGAATAAGAACTCCCAGCACAACCCAGTCACGTTCCACGCAATCCCCAGAGCCAACCCAGACGGCCTCTCAACAGCCCCAGCGAATACTAAAACAACAAACCAAGGGCGGGAAACCATGGATGACACAGATGGGTGAACCATATGGGCATCGACTATCTTAGCAACAGATAAAAGCTGAGCAGCTGCCTGAGCGAAAGCAAAGTGTTAGGATACAACTATCCAGGAAGAGATAGTTCAGAAACTAGCTCTAAGGCTGGTCATTCATGAACCAATTACCTGGAGAGTTGACAAAAACGTACGTGCAGGTACTCTAGGGAAATGATCCAAAAGTTTACCAACAAAAGGGCCCCAACAATTACTGCAAGCTGTTCAACATGGACCTCGTTAGAAAGCATTCTTTTGCCTTTTATTTATATGCATTGTCTATCTCTTTGAACACATTGAAACCTTTGCAAAGAAACCCATTATTGCAATTGGGAGAAGGTTTGGATGCATTGACAGCAGGCCATGCAAAATTCCAGAGCTGTTCCACCAAATTTCCAGCTGCACAACTAGCATACAAGGTTgttcaaataaaatatgattgaaTTAGAAACTTCTCAATGATCCAACATATCAAAATATGCTGTATGATACCATTTAAAACAGATTATTATGTTCAAATGATCCAACATCAATACAATTTGCTGTATGATACCATGAAAAATAGATTACTGTATTCTAAAATGGAAAAGTTTACAGCCATTGCCAGAGCATCTGCGAACACACACAAAACTTTATTAGctaaaagaaggaaaggaagaaagaaagctGATGCTGCCAGTAGTTTGACAGCTTCACAAACCACAAACCCCATGAATCAGACGCTCTACCCGAGTTTGATGTATCTAGCCTAGCTGTTCAATGTGTTTGAATTCTGATATTGAGACCAGAACTTCACCCACAAGCCCCTGGGAAAGGGTGACAACATGAGGGGCCATGGGAGGTATGGACCACCCActatgaaataatttttgttcatttgtgCATGCACTTCATTTAAGTGATTATAGTTACACAAAATTCAGTCGTTGTTTATCATGGAACAACTGTTGAATGACGTGCCTCAAGAACTGGTTGAACAAGTCAAAAACACATGCTGAAATATGACCATAAGACCAGGaagtttattatttcttttactaTTCCTTAGGAGAAATAGCTGTTACTGTTAGATGCAATAGACAGCAGATTATAGGTTgaatttttttggatttatGTTATCAATTCATGTATCAATATCTGTTTTAATCATCAATGCAATATAGACATTTTTTGCAGTCTTGAATTCTTATTGTTCTTGCTTACGAACTTTGCTGTTTTTTTACCTTGATTCTGTAAAAAACCAACAAATTGGTACCAGAGCTTGATTTCTTAAGGGATCTGTGAGTTGAGTGAGCCTAAACACAAACCAAAACCTTCAGCACAAACACAACACACAAAAATCTTCCATCAGTTACACCACCAGTCTTTGATGGTGACAACTATGAAGCCTGGGCTGTTAGAATGAGAGTTCATTTGGATGCTTTGGATTTGTAGGAAGCAGTGGAGAATGACTATGAAGTTCCAGCACTGCCTACCAATCCAACAGTTGCTCAGCTCAAGAACTATAAGGAGAAAAGGACCAGAAAATTGAAAGCAAAGGCTTGCTTGTACTCTGCAGTTTCAAGCACAATTTTCACTAGAATCATGAACCTAGAATCTGCAAATGATATCTGGTAGTATCTCAAGAAGGAATACCAAGGCAATGAGAGGACAAAGAACAAGCAGGTGATGAACCTGATCAGGAAATTCAAGATGCAAAGAATGAAAGTCAGAATCCATCAAAGAGTATTCTGACAAACTGCTCAGCATTGTAAACAAGGTGAGATTGCTTGGTAAGGATTTTTCTGATGAGAGAATTGTGCAAAAGATTCTGGTTACATTACTTGAGAAGCATGAAGCTAAAATCTCTTCTTTAGAAAAGTCAAAGGATCTGTCAAGCATTTCCTAGGCAGAACATGTTAATGCACTGCAAGCATAGGAGCAAAGGAGGCTCATAAGGCAAGAAGGTTTAGTGGAGGGTGCATTTCAAGGCAGATCCCAAAACAATGAAGGAggcaagaacaagaagaagaagcaaaacaaCAACGACAAGCCTGGACCAAGTACAGGtaacaacaacagcaacaagAGTGGAACATAACCACTCTGCCCACACTGCAAAAAGACTAACCATCCACAGAGAAGGTGCTGGTGGAGGCCAGATGCTCAATGCAGAATATGACCATAAGACTAGGaagtttattatttcttttgctATTCCTTAGGAGAAATGGCTGTTAGATGCAACAGACAACAAATTAGGCTGagttttttttgaatttctgttattaattatgtataaatatatgttttaatcaTCAATGCAATATAGACGTTTTTTACAGTCTCGAATTCTTATTGTTCTTGCTTACAAACTTTGATGTTTTTCACCTTGTTTCTgtaaaaaaaatccaacaatAACATATGTCGATAGTAAATTACACATAAGGGAGTTTGCCACTACCTTACAGTCCTGCTGGATGCGCAGGGATTGTAGCAAGGACATTCTGCTCCTCCTCTGAAAAGACCTgaaaatgaaacaacaaaagaatGAGAAGATGAGACAGCAGCATCCCCACGCTTTCGTCTTGCTTATTCAATATTTGCAAAGGAAAAGAGTTGTTGGCCACTTGAGATCATACTGGCAATGTTGTGAACAGATTGTCAGCATAAGTATCTTCTACCAGCAATTTAATATGAAGATTCAATCTCAAGGATATCAGATTTTATATGAACAACAGGGATTGAACAATTAGAAGCAGGAGATGAAAATTCATTCTGGACTTCTTTGTCAGAGCGAACATGATTGGGTTCTTCAGTTTCTGTTATTGAACATCTAGCATAAAAAACTTCCCACCTTTAAGATTCTCATTGACCATCACTAGacaaaaataggaatttagtgacggttttCAACAACCGCTGAAGTAGTCGccacaaaattatattttttgcggtGGTTGGTAACATTTTGCGAATTTTAGCAGCTGCCGCTGTTTCTGACCCGCTCGTGCACACATGGCTTTTTGTGGCGCCCTGCGGTGCGCCCCACTTGGCCGCATGACCGCTCGCCATGTGGCAATGCTGAAATTTTATTACAGCTGCTGTCTTCCCCCAGTTTCGATCCCAGGACCTCACATATGTGCCCTCGCGTGCAAAGTCTACTGATATGCGAAGCTTCCTTGTTATATATCCGcgtatattaattatatactaatccaatcactatttttcagaattatattttatattttattaatataaatttaaaaataattaattgattaaattaaattaattaattgattaaaaataaaaagaaaagttaacatatttttttaaaatttctttctataaattatccaaatttatatatttttaatataaatattagatattttctaaaattttgcagTGGTTCTTCAAAATcatcacaaatgttaatttaatttatttttttaattattaaattatttcctaaatttaatgacaatttttgaaaatcctcgcaaaatttaattttaaaatttaaaatatttaaattttgtgaaaattttttaaaatcgtcacaaaatgttgaaaaaatcgttgcaaataccatgttttgcggcggcaaaaaaatcattgaaaaatatcaatttttttgtaatgcatgaacaaaaacaagctttcaagaaaaatcacttGATTTCAGCGAGCCAAAAGAATTTGTTGATAATGATGATGAGATGTTATTATTGATGGGTGCCAATGATTGTGCATGAGTTGCTTGACTCTCTATGTTTGGAGCTTCAAAAGAGACTAATGCTAGCAAGCTTTCATTACAAGGAGATAGGGATTAAACTCTTTTTTGTCTGGGATTCCACTTTATAATTTactcataattttaataagagATACATTACttgcataaaatttaaaaatagagaTACATGCAAGTCTTTTATAAATTGAATAATGTGTATAATCCATTCTTTTAGCAGATTTATTTACTTTGTATAATCGTGGAGTGGTAAATGCAAAATTGATAAGTTTATTTTAGTCAAAATAATGTTGTGACAGAGCACAAAAAAAGTTagtcttttattttaaatattaatatgtaatatatatacataacattATGGTCTATTATAAGTATTTGAACACTCATAGATATATAGtcacataaataaagatatataaaagtgtaaaaattgattttgttaaGGAGATGGTATCTGTGTGGGTGCATATTAATTAGTGAAATGATTTGGCCACACACAAGGATCTCATCTTAATTCTTCCTACTTCTCTAGCTTCTTGGCATTTGAATCGTGGTGTAATGTACAATATTAACATGCATATCATAAAGATGGtttattattgaaataatttaataattagtctaaatttgaaacaaattataattaagtaTAGTTTAGGcatatttcttgaaaataaaataataatgaggcttttatatattattattattattaaggaaggttttttttttccttttctggcGCTGAACTCAAACaaacttcaaaaataatttgtcaaattTACAAATCTCATAGATGATTTGTATAATTTACCTGAAATTAACTACTTTAACTGCCACTGGGTTGTGGCCGGGATGAACTCGTATATATTTCTGCAGTTCTTGATCTCATCTGATCTGATAACGCGCATACACCACGCGTAATCCAATTCATATTGGTTCTGGATTAGGAGGAACCGAGCTTTATTTAAGTTGCATACATATACGTCTTTGTTCacaataaacaaattaagagaATCATTagaagagagacagagagaaagaTCATATCGTCTGAAACTAATATTAATGGGTTCCTGGATCAAGAAGGAGTTTCTCGGCAAGGGATCGTACGGGACCGTGCGCAAGGCAGTCCCTCTGACGAGGGAATTAGCAGATTctaaagatgatgatgatgatgattcgcCGCTGATGATGGTTTCCGAGATTGCTGTCAAGTCTGCAGATTTCGCGTCCTCGACCTCTCTTCGGAAGGAAGGAGACATCCTGTTCTTGTTGAGTGATTGTCCCGGAATCATCCGTTGTTATGGGGAAGACGTCTCCGAGGAGAAGGGCAGGAGGGTGTACAACCTCTTGCTGGAGTTCGCTCCCGGCGGCTCCCTCAAGAGTTTGATTGAAAGAAGGGGCGGGGCACTGCCGGAATCAGAAGTGCGACGCTACACTCGCATGATGCTCAAAGCTTTAAACTACGTGCATGACAAGGGCTACGTCCACTGCGACATTAAGCCACATAACATTCTTGTTTTCCCTTCTCAACACGGCAATGGGAACTACGTGAAGATTGCCGATTTTGGACTGGCAAAGAAAGCAGATGAAGGCAATGGATGGAGCGATATTGATCCTCGTTTGATGGGCCGCACTCGCGGGACTCTTCCTTATGCTTCGCCAGAATCTATTGTTTGGAACATGAACAAGTCGCCAGTGGATATTTGGGCTCTTGGGTGCACGGTATCGCAGATGATGACCGGACGATCTCCATGGGAGTGCACGGACAGGCTAGAGCTGAAATTGAAGATAATTCTTGGGAGAGAGCTACCCAGAATTCCAGAAAACATGTCTAGCCAAGGCAAGGATTTCTTACGGAAGTGCTTCGAGAGGGAATGGGAAACCAGATCAACAGCTGCAGAGCTTCTTCGACATCCTTTCGTTGAAGGGGAGCCAGAAGAATGGGCCGACGAGATGCTGAGGAGTGCCGATGAAGATGGTCGATGGGCTTTTCGGTTTTCCATGTTtaaggaggaagaggaggatcCTTTGACAACAATACCAATAGAGTTCTATTTGCCTTCGTCTTTGAGGGTTCCTGTTCTATAGACattgtttcttctttctttctttctttctttctttctgtttgtCTTGTCTTTCGTTCTTTCTTTCTGTCTGCCTGTTTGTCTTTCTCTATGATTTTGTACAGCATTAATTCTTTCTTTACCAAATGCCTACAAATTAAGCAATTCAAGTCAATACAACTTCTCTGTATTTGGAgatattcttcttcctcttgataATCCAAACATAActaattaatgttttataaaatatataaatatggtaGATAATTAAGATAGATAggcttttattttaatttacaataaagagggtgtttttttttaattattaatgatagaactcctgaaaaaaaataatacatgcAATTGGGCtcaataaaacaatattacagTTGGAAGGATTCATTTTGTGTATGTAACAttactattttttcttctaaaccCCATAATTTTTCAGTAGATATAAGAGCTTGTATTGAGCCAATAAGAAGCTAATTGTTATGAGAGTGATTTTTTAAGTGGTGAGATAATAGCCATGGAGACAGCTTAAGATAGCAGTGGTAAGAAGGAACACCACATCACAAAAGTGGTCAAAATGTTGCTCTATGAAGGAAAGGCTGCATATGCTCAACTCATGTACATGCTTAAACCCAAAAAACAAGGAGCATGATGCTGGTGAGGATGAAACACTAAGAAGAATCGTCAAACACTTTGATCTCATATATTTGGTAAGAGTAGGAGATAAACGTTTTCTATTTGTGTAGTCTCACCTACCTTTCTTTGCTGTTGATTGGCATCCTTGTGGGGGGAATACCTTACTCTTGTTTTCTGCATTAGCCTTGTATTTACCATAAGATTAATTACTTATGGCAAACAGTAGTGCAcgttaaaatgtaaaaatacaatTACATGTGTGAAGGTAACCAGTAGTGCATGTTAACTAAGTCTGAAGAAATACGTTGgtttttctaaatcttccatGTTAGTAATTGATCTGAAGTCGTATTTAAGGAACGCGTGAtatttttaagtgaaaataCGTCTTGACATCATATTAACTTTTCTTAACATATGTGGTGCATAATGATTGGTGAGCACATAGAAATAGTGAAGTAATTTCTTTCATCCTAAATTATTCTCTATCAGTATTCTAAAATCCTTAATTAAGTGTTTGGGATTATGACTAATGAGCCATGATATAAACCTACTAGAACGTTGACGAAGCCtatatatcttaatttctttgttcttttccaTTTGCACTATGTGTCGTGCCCTTATCAAAACTTGTCAAGAGATCATTGGTCAGGGACGGATGCAGAGGGGGGCTTGGGACTGGGCTATGCTTAggagtttatatatttatatatatatatattactatttattatatatatttttactatttaattgGGGCTGGCACGGGCTGAAGCCCGTGCCAGCCCCCCCTACATCCGCCCTTGTCATCGATCAATCGACAATCAACGAGCTATAATTGGGTGAGAATCCAAGTTCTTGGGAAATGATAGGAGGGAATTGCGTACAAAGTTGTTTCTCGACGCTCGTGACCATTGATAATAGCTTGAAACTTTTTATATAGATAATAGCTTGAAATTGCTGATTTGTGCAATTATTTTCAAGTTTATAGATTTTTATCTTTCGTCGTCTCTCCAAAAAGCTGGTGTTAGATAGAAAATATCATCATCAATTATGAAGGTCACAAAATTCACCCTTTTAAttagatttggaaaaaaaagaagaaattaacatataattatatgtatttGCTAagccttttaattttattttatttttttggaataactTTTTACTAAATGATCAATTATTATTTGGATGATGAATGGAGTGTTACGACATGTTTGgcatattattatttgagtaaTGAATTAAGTAAATGGGCAAACTGAAAGTATAACAGATGAGTGCATAAGAAATAAACTGAAACAATTTAATGTATCATCTTAATTTATTCTTCTATTATTAttagtgtttattattattattattattattattattattattattattattagtgtttattattattattattattattattagtgtttatttatatttattctattaatCCCAATGATTCTGGCCTTCTAGTTGTAGGTTCTGGCCCAACATCACATAAATTCCTGGGATCCTTTTTATGTTGGTAACCCAGAATCTTAGGTCCATGTAAGCCCATTTATTGTAGCCCATTTCTCGATTGTGGCCCATTTAAGCACAAAACCCTGTGCTCCTTTTGGCCGTTAATTTAGGAGAGATTTAGTGGTGGAacgaattttatatttttgtgaggGTTTATAAAACCAACAATTTTTCAACCcccaaattttattattattattattattattattattattattattattattagtgtttgtttatatttattctattaattCCAATGATTTTGGTAGAACTTGATTTAGTGTATAAtataaattccataaaattaaattttataaaattttctattataGGTAATTTCTGGACCACCTTTTATGGTCTAGACTTCACCGAGCATCCACTGGGCCTAAAGCCGAAGACACCTCGACAAGGTTACAAATCACTGAAACTCGAAATCTGACAGCCAAAGTAAGCGAGTTCCCAGCGAAGCCTTTAGCTCACTCGTCAAACCACATCCTAGATAATACGGAATCTATTCCCGATTTTGTGAAACTGATAAAGACAAATTATCTCTGTGACATTATCTTTCTGTATTCAGAAGTCAttaaattgtaaacacccacactctataaataggggtcagaATACCATTGTACAGGCATAATCAATtatatactgttactctgctgAAATTATCAGAGAACAGTCATGGAacaggcatcgttctggccgaacaaCGTAAAAATTCTCGTGTATTGTTTTTTATCtgtgttgtttgtttcttccaTTCATACTTGTGTTTATTTAATCAGTGCGAGTTGAAGAATCACTGTCGACTAATTCTAAACgtcaacatttttattttaaatataaataattaaaaataaaaataaattttaaaaaataacacaaagaGATTGGTATTTTTAACTAACATATAATTATTAGTTATTTATCCAATTGAAAGAATATGGAATAAgaaatagatataataatataataatattagatGAAATTAACGAATATACATATTACATACTGACGTATATCtttagatttataaatttatttgatttaattatgtaaactattataattagctcaacatttggaaaaaaaataattagattaattaattgacaacttatatatatatatatatatatatccaatcTGAATCCATAATTTCCTAGAACTAAGACTCAGCCACCCAtgcttataaataaatatggaaTCAAATTGCTCGTTAATTAACAACAAAGCCAATATTAATTTCTTTCATTCGCCATCTATATCAACATTCTCTAAGAGATCAGATTGTCGACCAGCTGACGAACCATTACTTAATGGTGCTAGAATGGGTTCCTGGCAATAGCCTGAAGAGTTTGATGTGTAGATATGAGGAGTTAAGTTGCCTGAATCAGACGTGAAACAATACTCCTGCATGATTCTTGAAGCTCTTAAATATGTGCATGAGAAAGACTACGTCCACAATGACATTAAGTCGAGCAACATTCTTGTTTTTCTAACCAAAGATGGTGGCACCAGCATGAAGATAGCCAATTTTGGAGCAAAGAAAGTATGGGATGAGTTGCGTAGCCACAACAATAAGTGTGGTTTGAGGGAATAGGTGGTGAATATATGGGATTTAGGGTGCATGGTGGTAGACATGATGAGTGGACAATCTACATGGGAGTACA from Diospyros lotus cultivar Yz01 chromosome 9, ASM1463336v1, whole genome shotgun sequence encodes the following:
- the LOC127809377 gene encoding mitogen-activated protein kinase kinase kinase 20-like, with the translated sequence MGSWIKKEFLGKGSYGTVRKAVPLTRELADSKDDDDDDSPLMMVSEIAVKSADFASSTSLRKEGDILFLLSDCPGIIRCYGEDVSEEKGRRVYNLLLEFAPGGSLKSLIERRGGALPESEVRRYTRMMLKALNYVHDKGYVHCDIKPHNILVFPSQHGNGNYVKIADFGLAKKADEGNGWSDIDPRLMGRTRGTLPYASPESIVWNMNKSPVDIWALGCTVSQMMTGRSPWECTDRLELKLKIILGRELPRIPENMSSQGKDFLRKCFEREWETRSTAAELLRHPFVEGEPEEWADEMLRSADEDGRWAFRFSMFKEEEEDPLTTIPIEFYLPSSLRVPVL